A region from the uncultured Macellibacteroides sp. genome encodes:
- the infC gene encoding translation initiation factor IF-3, whose translation MKNDNLKEQYRINERIRVREVRLVGDNVEQGVFPTAQALRIAEDLGLDLVEISPNAAPPVCKVTDYQKFLYQQKKRQKEQKAKSVKVVVKEIRFGPQTDDHDYDFKLKHAKGFLEEGAKVKAYVFFKGRSILFKEQGEVLLLRFANDLEDYGKVEQLPVLEGKRMIIMLTPKKAAAASQPQRPPQASSAPVKKVIVTPKPKPVSDESENEE comes from the coding sequence ATGAAGAATGACAATCTGAAAGAACAGTATAGAATTAACGAACGTATCCGTGTACGTGAGGTTCGTTTAGTTGGTGATAATGTAGAACAAGGAGTATTTCCAACAGCACAGGCTTTGCGCATTGCAGAAGATTTGGGACTTGATCTAGTTGAAATTTCACCTAATGCTGCCCCCCCTGTTTGTAAGGTAACTGATTATCAGAAATTTCTCTATCAACAAAAAAAGCGTCAAAAGGAACAGAAGGCTAAATCTGTTAAAGTTGTAGTGAAGGAGATTCGTTTCGGTCCGCAAACAGATGATCACGATTACGATTTTAAATTGAAACATGCCAAGGGTTTCCTTGAAGAAGGTGCAAAAGTAAAAGCTTATGTATTCTTTAAGGGAAGATCTATCCTTTTTAAGGAACAAGGAGAAGTATTACTTCTTCGGTTTGCAAATGATTTGGAAGATTATGGTAAAGTTGAGCAATTGCCGGTTTTGGAAGGAAAGCGTATGATTATTATGCTTACGCCTAAAAAAGCAGCCGCTGCATCTCAACCACAACGTCCACCTCAGGCTTCGTCTGCACCGGTTAAAAAGGTGATAGTAACACCTAAGCCAAAACCTGTTTCTGACGAAAGTGAAAATGAAGAATAA
- the rpmI gene encoding 50S ribosomal protein L35 yields the protein MPKMKTNSGAKKRFALTGSGKIKRKHAFKSHILTKKTTKQKRNLTHIGLVDRVDVSNVKKLLCLK from the coding sequence ATGCCTAAGATGAAGACTAATTCCGGTGCCAAAAAGAGGTTCGCCCTTACCGGATCAGGTAAAATCAAAAGAAAACACGCTTTTAAAAGTCACATTCTAACAAAGAAGACTACGAAGCAAAAGAGAAATCTTACTCACATTGGTCTTGTAGACAGAGTGGATGTAAGCAATGTTAAGAAGTTACTTTGTTTGAAGTAA
- the rplT gene encoding 50S ribosomal protein L20 → MPRSVNHVASRAKRKRILKLTRGYYGARKNVWTVAKNTWEKGLTYAFRDRRNKKRNFRALWIQRINAAARLEGMSYSRLMGALHAAGIEMNRKVLADLAVNHPEAFKAIVNKVK, encoded by the coding sequence ATGCCTAGATCAGTAAATCATGTTGCTTCAAGAGCAAAAAGAAAAAGGATTTTAAAGCTTACCAGAGGTTATTATGGTGCAAGAAAAAACGTTTGGACCGTAGCTAAAAACACCTGGGAAAAAGGTTTGACCTATGCTTTCCGTGACCGTCGTAATAAGAAACGTAATTTCCGCGCATTGTGGATTCAACGTATCAATGCGGCTGCACGTTTGGAAGGAATGTCTTACTCGCGTTTAATGGGAGCTTTACATGCTGCTGGAATCGAAATGAACCGTAAGGTTTTAGCCGATTTAGCTGTAAATCATCCTGAAGCTTTCAAAGCTATCGTAAATAAAGTAAAGTAG
- the msrA gene encoding peptide-methionine (S)-S-oxide reductase MsrA → MESASLKIQKAYLASGCFWGTQYHLNKMFGVSATYVGYMGGNLDNPSYPQVKTGTTGHVETVEVLFDTEELSYEQILKLYFETHDFSQIGGQGPDIGSQYRSVIFYSNEEQKATAENLIESLTKMGNKVATSLEPASTFWKAEDYHQHYYDKNGDSPYCHIYKKIFK, encoded by the coding sequence ATGGAATCTGCAAGTCTAAAAATTCAAAAAGCATACCTTGCTTCAGGATGTTTCTGGGGTACGCAATACCATCTGAATAAAATGTTTGGAGTAAGTGCAACGTATGTTGGCTACATGGGTGGTAATCTTGACAATCCATCTTATCCTCAAGTTAAAACCGGCACAACAGGTCATGTTGAAACCGTTGAAGTTTTGTTCGACACGGAAGAACTTAGCTACGAACAAATATTGAAACTCTATTTTGAGACTCACGATTTTTCTCAAATTGGCGGACAAGGTCCCGATATAGGTTCTCAATACAGATCTGTCATTTTTTATTCGAACGAAGAACAAAAAGCTACAGCTGAAAATCTAATTGAATCACTAACAAAAATGGGTAATAAGGTAGCAACTTCCTTAGAACCGGCCAGCACATTCTGGAAAGCTGAAGATTATCATCAGCATTATTACGACAAAAACGGGGATTCTCCGTACTGTCATATTTATAAGAAAATATTCAAATAG
- a CDS encoding uracil-xanthine permease family protein, with protein sequence MENNQHLNPFQKTIVGVQFLFVAFGATVLVPLLVGLDPSTALFTAGLGTLLFHLVTKGKVPVFLGSSFAFVAPIIKATELYGLAGTLSGFVAVGAVYGLMSLLIKWRGVGFIHRLFPPVVVGPVIILIGLSLAGTGVNMAKDNWPLAVVSLITAIVATLMGRGLIKLIPIFCGIVVGYIVGIVFYDVDLSPVSAAPWFSLPQFVTPQISWEAVLFLVPVAIAPVIEHVGDIYAINSVTGKDFVKDPGLHRTMLGDGLACAAAGFIGGPPVTTYSEVTGAISLTKITDPSVIRIAAVAGILFSVFGKISALLKTIPSPVLGGIMLLLFGTIASVGIDNLIRNKTDLSNTRNLIVSSLILTFGIGGAVFQFGQFTIAGIGLAAMIGVLLNLLLPNHTKVVQQ encoded by the coding sequence ATGGAAAATAATCAACATTTAAACCCCTTTCAAAAGACTATTGTAGGGGTTCAATTTTTATTCGTGGCTTTTGGAGCCACTGTGTTAGTGCCTCTTTTAGTAGGATTGGATCCATCAACAGCTCTATTTACTGCAGGGTTAGGCACTCTTCTCTTTCATTTAGTGACCAAAGGAAAAGTTCCGGTATTTTTAGGAAGTAGTTTTGCATTTGTTGCGCCTATTATAAAGGCTACCGAATTGTATGGACTAGCGGGAACATTATCTGGCTTTGTGGCAGTTGGTGCTGTTTATGGTTTGATGAGCTTGCTTATTAAATGGCGAGGCGTTGGTTTTATACATCGGTTGTTTCCTCCTGTTGTTGTTGGCCCTGTAATCATACTCATTGGTTTGTCTCTTGCCGGAACCGGAGTTAACATGGCAAAAGACAACTGGCCTCTGGCTGTTGTATCATTAATCACTGCTATTGTTGCAACACTAATGGGACGTGGTTTGATAAAATTGATTCCTATTTTTTGTGGAATTGTAGTTGGGTATATTGTGGGAATAGTTTTTTATGATGTTGATTTATCTCCAGTATCAGCAGCTCCTTGGTTTTCATTACCACAGTTTGTAACTCCTCAAATTTCGTGGGAGGCTGTGCTTTTTCTCGTACCTGTGGCAATTGCTCCGGTGATTGAACACGTTGGCGATATTTATGCAATTAATTCTGTTACAGGAAAGGATTTTGTTAAGGACCCCGGATTGCATCGTACTATGCTTGGCGATGGTTTGGCGTGTGCTGCCGCAGGTTTTATCGGTGGCCCTCCTGTAACTACTTATTCTGAGGTAACAGGTGCTATTTCTTTAACAAAGATTACAGATCCTTCTGTAATTCGCATAGCTGCAGTAGCTGGAATCCTTTTTTCTGTATTTGGTAAAATCAGTGCCTTATTAAAAACGATTCCTTCGCCAGTGCTTGGTGGAATTATGCTTTTGTTATTTGGTACTATTGCTTCGGTTGGTATCGACAATCTTATCAGAAACAAAACGGATCTAAGCAATACGCGAAATTTAATTGTTTCGTCTTTGATTCTTACTTTTGGTATTGGGGGAGCTGTTTTTCAGTTTGGTCAATTTACAATAGCAGGAATAGGATTGGCTGCAATGATTGGAGTATTACTTAACTTATTGTTGCCAAATCACACAAAAGTAGTTCAGCAATAA
- a CDS encoding family 78 glycoside hydrolase catalytic domain, with translation MKKQITTFSLLFAVLACFVFESKAGTAIKKLQVEYQTNPVGIDVDQPRFSWQMQSDQRGESQQAYRLLVSESPENLEAGMFVYDSGKKETSESVGIEYHGEALKPTTRYFWKVIVWNQSGTKLESAADAFFETGLMGEGWSNAKWIGSSNVQLPKYKTHYVIEYDVCVDKKSQIAAFVFGARDKQNFVTVQLDVTKSKPALLRLLHTTDGNEIIDATEDISAIIPENSKHKIHQIKLEVTTAQYALKYFIDITVDGKKLACSSLTPEEKKRKNTAGFWGNKEGEFTVYPYPKGDLVYMCRLFSIGFKQPLNQSATFSNIKVSEKSWNTVLYSAPMNYTEKGTGELSVWTPGEEVSAPMLRKSVMLSKPVKQARLYATARGIYEFSVNGKKVGADYFNPGWTDYRYRMMYNTFDITRLLQPGENGIGVMLGAGWWSEHNGFMTDWQDQYGTRQSVMGKIVVNYTDGSSETIVTNDGWKCYDRGPITFNGLQNGEEYDARKEVKGWNDAGFNDFDWKQAALFPATPVHVKLQAYVGNPVRSTVQLTAQSVLEPLPGVYVYDMGQNMVGVPCLRLKGDAGQEITIRYGEMNYPEVIPTNPVAPYTIDMYKQKKGQVYTDNYRSALSTDRYIMKGDVKGETYEPRFTFHGYRFVEIHGLKEPLPLENVKGMVLESIGEQTSGYQTSNKLINRLFENIVWGQRGNFLSIPTDCPQRDERMGWTGDAQIFARSATYNMNVNSFYTRWLNSVRDNQGADGSYANYVPVVGTPPQGAEPGMGAVGWMEAGIIVPWQVYQQYNDVRILEEHYESMLHYMNFMERRAVKYIQPYGGFGDWLALDPTNSMLTNTAYFAYDAMLMEQIASKLGKESDKIRFKNLYEQIKASFNKHFVDNEGYTYAPSTSSIFGKPVESGWGSGPEGDPKRVDTQTSYVVPLQFGLFDEQNKPKAIQHLVDNVRKHGNTLTTGFIGTPYLNLVLSDNGFDDLAYALFEQTAYPSWLYPVLQGATTIWERWNSYTIVNGFGPVDMNSFNHYSYGAIEEWMMAYSVGIQRNENKPGYKDFILQPKFGGSFTHITGFFDSVYGRIESGWNKEGNQIMYKAKVPANTTATLHLQVSDPKMIKVPEGASFIKNEKGEALYSLQSGDYQFVIKINKPVDKQ, from the coding sequence ATGAAAAAACAAATTACCACATTTAGTCTGTTGTTCGCCGTTTTGGCTTGTTTTGTTTTTGAAAGCAAAGCCGGCACAGCAATTAAAAAATTACAAGTAGAGTATCAAACAAACCCCGTTGGAATAGATGTGGACCAACCTCGCTTTAGCTGGCAAATGCAGTCTGATCAAAGAGGCGAATCTCAACAAGCATACAGGTTGCTAGTTTCGGAAAGTCCCGAAAATCTTGAAGCTGGAATGTTTGTTTACGATAGCGGAAAAAAGGAAACCAGCGAATCGGTAGGCATCGAATATCACGGCGAAGCCCTTAAGCCAACCACCAGATACTTCTGGAAAGTAATAGTATGGAACCAATCAGGAACAAAATTGGAGTCTGCAGCAGATGCTTTCTTTGAAACTGGTCTTATGGGAGAGGGTTGGAGTAATGCAAAGTGGATTGGATCATCCAATGTCCAATTACCAAAATACAAAACCCACTACGTTATTGAATACGACGTGTGTGTGGACAAGAAGAGCCAAATTGCAGCATTCGTGTTTGGCGCGCGCGATAAACAAAACTTTGTTACAGTTCAGCTTGATGTGACCAAAAGCAAACCGGCGCTGTTGCGCTTATTACATACAACCGACGGTAACGAAATAATAGACGCCACGGAAGATATCTCTGCTATTATTCCGGAGAATTCAAAGCATAAAATTCATCAAATTAAACTGGAAGTAACAACTGCCCAGTATGCATTGAAATATTTTATTGACATAACTGTAGATGGAAAGAAATTAGCCTGCTCATCTTTAACTCCCGAGGAGAAGAAACGCAAGAATACAGCTGGTTTTTGGGGAAATAAAGAGGGTGAGTTTACAGTTTACCCCTATCCTAAAGGGGATTTAGTATATATGTGCCGTTTATTCTCTATTGGATTTAAACAGCCTCTCAATCAATCGGCTACCTTTTCGAATATTAAGGTAAGCGAAAAAAGCTGGAATACAGTACTATATTCTGCACCAATGAACTATACAGAAAAAGGAACCGGAGAATTGTCGGTGTGGACTCCGGGTGAAGAAGTTTCTGCTCCCATGTTAAGAAAAAGTGTTATGCTATCGAAGCCTGTTAAGCAAGCCAGATTGTATGCCACAGCCAGAGGTATTTATGAATTCTCCGTAAACGGAAAGAAAGTGGGAGCCGATTACTTTAATCCAGGCTGGACTGACTATCGTTACCGTATGATGTACAATACATTTGATATAACCAGGCTTTTGCAACCTGGAGAGAACGGGATAGGAGTAATGCTGGGAGCCGGTTGGTGGAGCGAGCACAATGGATTTATGACTGACTGGCAGGATCAGTATGGTACCCGTCAGTCCGTTATGGGAAAGATAGTGGTCAATTATACTGATGGCAGCTCCGAAACGATAGTGACGAACGACGGATGGAAGTGTTACGACCGCGGACCAATTACCTTTAACGGTCTTCAGAACGGCGAAGAGTATGATGCTCGTAAAGAAGTTAAAGGTTGGAACGACGCCGGATTTAATGATTTCGACTGGAAACAAGCTGCTTTGTTTCCGGCAACTCCGGTTCATGTAAAGCTGCAGGCCTATGTTGGAAATCCTGTACGTTCCACTGTTCAGCTTACTGCTCAATCGGTCCTCGAACCTCTTCCCGGCGTTTATGTGTACGATATGGGCCAAAATATGGTTGGCGTTCCTTGTCTTAGATTGAAAGGAGATGCCGGACAGGAGATTACCATACGTTACGGCGAAATGAATTACCCCGAAGTAATCCCAACCAATCCGGTTGCACCCTATACCATCGATATGTATAAGCAGAAGAAAGGGCAGGTTTATACAGACAACTACCGTAGTGCTTTGTCGACCGACCGCTACATAATGAAAGGCGACGTTAAAGGTGAGACTTACGAACCCCGGTTCACATTTCATGGTTATAGATTTGTTGAGATCCATGGATTAAAAGAGCCGCTTCCTCTCGAAAACGTTAAAGGAATGGTTCTTGAGTCAATCGGAGAACAAACAAGTGGCTACCAAACTTCCAATAAATTAATTAACCGTCTATTCGAGAATATTGTATGGGGGCAAAGAGGCAACTTTTTATCAATACCCACCGATTGCCCACAAAGAGATGAACGAATGGGTTGGACCGGTGACGCGCAGATATTTGCCCGCTCGGCAACCTATAATATGAATGTGAATTCATTCTATACCCGCTGGCTTAATTCTGTAAGGGATAATCAGGGAGCCGACGGAAGTTATGCGAACTATGTTCCCGTGGTTGGTACGCCTCCCCAGGGAGCAGAACCCGGAATGGGTGCCGTGGGATGGATGGAAGCCGGAATTATTGTTCCTTGGCAGGTATATCAGCAATATAACGATGTGCGTATTCTGGAAGAACATTACGAGTCGATGCTTCACTACATGAATTTTATGGAAAGAAGGGCTGTTAAGTATATTCAACCCTATGGGGGCTTTGGCGATTGGCTGGCCTTGGACCCAACCAATTCCATGCTTACCAATACAGCTTACTTTGCTTATGATGCCATGCTCATGGAACAAATAGCCTCTAAGTTGGGTAAAGAAAGCGACAAGATACGATTCAAAAACCTATACGAGCAGATTAAAGCTTCGTTCAATAAGCATTTTGTTGATAATGAAGGATACACTTATGCCCCGTCTACATCTTCCATCTTTGGAAAACCGGTAGAATCAGGATGGGGTAGTGGTCCCGAAGGAGATCCAAAACGGGTAGATACCCAAACCTCTTATGTTGTTCCCCTCCAATTCGGGTTGTTTGATGAACAAAACAAACCAAAGGCGATACAACATCTGGTAGACAACGTCAGAAAACATGGCAATACCCTTACCACAGGTTTCATAGGAACTCCATACCTTAATCTGGTTCTTTCGGATAACGGTTTCGACGACCTCGCTTATGCGTTGTTCGAACAAACAGCTTATCCATCGTGGCTTTATCCAGTACTCCAGGGAGCCACCACTATTTGGGAACGATGGAATTCCTATACTATCGTTAATGGATTCGGACCTGTGGATATGAACTCATTCAATCATTATTCTTATGGAGCTATTGAAGAATGGATGATGGCTTATTCCGTTGGCATTCAGCGAAACGAGAACAAGCCCGGATACAAAGATTTTATTTTACAGCCCAAGTTTGGTGGTAGCTTTACTCATATAACCGGCTTCTTTGATTCGGTATACGGACGAATAGAAAGTGGATGGAATAAAGAGGGTAACCAAATCATGTATAAAGCGAAAGTGCCAGCCAATACAACAGCTACATTACACCTTCAGGTATCCGATCCCAAGATGATTAAAGTTCCGGAAGGAGCATCTTTCATCAAGAACGAAAAGGGTGAAGCACTTTATAGTCTGCAATCCGGAGACTACCAGTTTGTAATTAAAATAAACAAACCCGTAGATAAGCAGTAA
- the aspS gene encoding aspartate--tRNA ligase: MYRNRTCGELRLSHEGEVVILAGWVQKTRKMGGMTFVDIRDRYGITQLVFNQEANADLCEKANKLGREFVIQITGTVKERSSKNMNIPTGEIEIIVSDLNVLNTSVTPPFTIEDDTDGGDDLRMKYRYLDLRRSSVRANLELRHKMTIAVRQYLDQQNFLEVETPVMIKSTPEGARDFVVPSRMNPGQFYALPQSPQTFKQLLMVSGFDRYFQIVKCFRDEDLRADRQPEFTQIDCEMSFVEQEDVLNLFEGMAKHLFKTIRGIEITEPFARMTWHDAMKYYGSDKPDLRFGMKFVELMDIMQGKGFSVFDNAAYVGGVCAEGAASYTRKQLDALTEYVKRPQIGAKGLVYARVEADGTVKSSVDKFYTQDTLQEMKNAFGAKPGDLILILSGDDAQKTRKQLSELRLEMGNQLGLRDKNNFVCLWVVDFPLFEWDEDTNRFYAMHHPFTSPKPEDIPLLDTNTGDVRANAYDMVINGVEVGGGSIRIHDSALQQKMFKLLGFTDEKAQEQFGFLMNAFKYGAPPHGGLAYGLDRWVSLFAGLDSIRDCIAFPKNNSGRDVMIDAPAAIDDEQLKELNLVIDIKE, from the coding sequence ATGTACAGAAACAGAACTTGTGGTGAATTGCGCCTTTCCCATGAAGGAGAAGTCGTAATCTTGGCTGGCTGGGTTCAGAAAACCCGTAAAATGGGAGGAATGACCTTCGTCGATATTCGTGACCGTTATGGTATTACGCAGTTAGTATTTAACCAGGAAGCTAATGCTGATCTTTGTGAGAAAGCTAATAAACTGGGCCGTGAATTTGTAATTCAGATTACAGGTACAGTAAAAGAACGTTCAAGCAAAAATATGAATATTCCTACGGGAGAGATAGAAATCATTGTTTCAGACTTAAACGTACTGAATACATCGGTAACACCTCCTTTTACCATAGAAGATGATACTGATGGAGGTGATGACCTTCGTATGAAATATCGTTACCTGGATTTGCGTCGTTCCAGCGTTCGTGCCAATCTGGAACTTCGTCATAAGATGACCATTGCTGTTCGCCAATATCTGGATCAACAGAACTTCCTTGAAGTGGAAACACCTGTTATGATCAAATCCACTCCCGAAGGTGCCCGCGACTTTGTGGTTCCTTCCCGTATGAATCCTGGTCAGTTTTATGCATTGCCTCAGTCCCCTCAAACATTCAAGCAGTTGCTGATGGTATCGGGATTTGACCGTTACTTCCAGATTGTTAAGTGCTTTCGTGATGAAGACTTGCGTGCCGACCGTCAGCCTGAATTTACCCAGATTGACTGCGAAATGAGCTTTGTTGAACAGGAAGATGTGCTGAATCTTTTCGAAGGTATGGCAAAACATTTGTTCAAAACGATACGTGGTATAGAAATAACAGAACCATTTGCCCGGATGACGTGGCACGATGCTATGAAATATTACGGAAGCGACAAACCGGACCTACGTTTTGGAATGAAGTTCGTGGAACTAATGGATATCATGCAGGGAAAAGGATTTTCTGTATTTGATAATGCCGCCTATGTAGGAGGTGTCTGTGCAGAAGGTGCGGCAAGTTATACAAGGAAACAACTGGATGCATTGACTGAATATGTAAAACGTCCGCAAATTGGTGCTAAAGGCCTTGTTTACGCCAGAGTCGAAGCTGATGGAACTGTAAAATCGAGTGTTGATAAATTCTATACACAGGATACTTTACAAGAGATGAAAAATGCTTTTGGTGCTAAACCAGGAGATCTTATATTAATTTTATCAGGAGATGATGCTCAAAAGACTCGTAAGCAATTATCTGAATTGCGATTGGAGATGGGTAATCAGCTAGGATTGCGCGATAAAAATAATTTTGTTTGTCTTTGGGTAGTCGATTTCCCATTGTTTGAATGGGATGAAGATACAAACCGTTTCTACGCGATGCACCATCCGTTTACTTCGCCTAAGCCAGAAGATATTCCGTTATTGGATACCAATACCGGTGATGTTCGTGCCAACGCATATGATATGGTTATCAATGGTGTTGAAGTTGGTGGTGGTTCAATTCGTATCCATGATAGTGCTTTACAGCAAAAAATGTTTAAGTTGCTCGGATTTACAGACGAAAAAGCACAAGAACAGTTTGGTTTCTTAATGAATGCATTTAAATACGGTGCACCTCCTCATGGTGGATTGGCATATGGATTAGATCGTTGGGTGTCTCTGTTTGCAGGCCTTGACTCGATCCGCGACTGTATCGCTTTCCCAAAGAACAATTCAGGAAGAGATGTTATGATAGACGCTCCAGCTGCAATTGATGACGAGCAGTTGAAGGAATTAAACCTTGTAATTGATATTAAAGAATAA
- a CDS encoding Nif3-like dinuclear metal center hexameric protein, whose amino-acid sequence MVRVRDILKEIEQYAPLPLQEDFDNAGVQVGDVNQPATGVLLCVDVTEEVIDEAIELECNLIVSHHPLAFKPFKSLTGSTYIERCMMKACKFDLVVYAAHTNLDNAMGGVNYKLAEMIGLQNVRILSPQKSSLLKLVTFVPESHAEIVRQALFNAGSGCIGNYDSCSFNMKGEGSFRAKEGTNPFCGQIGDLHTEPEVRIETILPLSLKNSVTKALFSVHPYEEPAFDLYPLANSWTQAGSGVVGELPESEDELSFLHRIKDIFHLGGLLHSPFTGKSIREVAICGGSGAFLINDAIAYGADVFITGEAKYNDYYNVEDRILLTVIGHYESEECTKDIFYTIISKKFPTFVVHFSNVNSNPVKYL is encoded by the coding sequence ATGGTACGTGTAAGGGATATACTGAAAGAGATCGAACAGTATGCTCCACTGCCATTACAAGAAGATTTTGATAATGCAGGTGTGCAGGTTGGTGATGTAAACCAGCCTGCTACCGGTGTGCTGTTATGCGTCGATGTGACCGAAGAAGTGATTGATGAAGCGATAGAACTGGAATGTAACCTGATTGTTTCGCATCACCCATTGGCTTTCAAGCCTTTTAAATCATTAACCGGTTCAACGTATATTGAACGGTGTATGATGAAAGCCTGCAAATTCGATCTTGTTGTTTATGCAGCTCATACCAATCTGGACAACGCAATGGGGGGCGTGAATTATAAATTGGCCGAGATGATAGGACTTCAGAATGTTCGCATACTAAGTCCCCAAAAATCTTCACTGCTAAAATTAGTTACGTTTGTTCCAGAGTCTCATGCAGAAATAGTCCGTCAGGCTTTATTTAATGCAGGATCCGGATGTATTGGAAATTATGATTCTTGTAGTTTTAATATGAAAGGAGAGGGGAGCTTCAGAGCAAAAGAAGGAACAAATCCTTTTTGTGGGCAGATAGGTGATTTGCACACTGAACCAGAAGTCCGAATTGAAACTATTTTGCCTCTAAGTTTAAAAAACTCCGTAACAAAAGCTCTTTTTTCTGTTCACCCATACGAGGAACCTGCGTTTGATCTTTATCCTCTTGCAAACAGCTGGACACAAGCAGGCTCGGGGGTAGTAGGAGAATTACCTGAAAGCGAAGATGAGTTAAGCTTTTTACACCGAATAAAGGATATATTTCATTTAGGAGGCCTATTGCATTCCCCGTTTACAGGAAAAAGTATTCGAGAGGTTGCAATTTGTGGAGGAAGCGGAGCTTTTCTGATTAATGATGCCATCGCTTATGGTGCAGATGTTTTTATTACAGGCGAGGCTAAGTATAACGATTATTATAATGTAGAAGATCGGATTTTATTGACTGTAATTGGTCACTACGAATCAGAAGAATGTACAAAAGATATATTCTATACGATAATATCGAAAAAATTTCCTACCTTTGTCGTGCATTTTTCGAATGTTAATTCAAACCCGGTAAAATATTTATAG
- a CDS encoding C4-type zinc ribbon domain-containing protein has protein sequence MATEKQSAEKEVTVEEKLSRLYQLQTMVTEIDKIKTLRGELPLEVQDLEDEIAGLETRLQNFQSEIKYLETSVLEQKNKIADSTGLIEKYKGQLDNVRNNREFDNLTKEIEFQGLEIEFSEKKIREFSVAVVAKKEEIAQSIEKLDGRKADLAQKQGELEEIISETKQEEEKLRERAKKLEASIEPRLLAAFKRIRKGARNGLAVVYIQRDACGGCFNKIPPQKQMDIKLRKKIIVCEYCGRVMIDPELAGVEV, from the coding sequence ATGGCTACAGAAAAACAATCAGCTGAAAAAGAAGTAACAGTTGAAGAAAAGCTTTCTAGGCTGTATCAACTTCAGACGATGGTGACAGAGATCGACAAGATCAAAACACTTCGTGGTGAACTGCCTTTAGAAGTTCAGGATTTGGAGGATGAGATCGCAGGATTGGAAACTCGTCTTCAAAACTTTCAGTCTGAAATTAAGTACTTAGAAACTTCTGTTTTAGAACAAAAGAACAAAATTGCTGATTCAACCGGACTGATTGAAAAGTATAAAGGTCAGTTGGATAATGTGCGTAATAACCGCGAATTCGACAACCTTACAAAAGAAATAGAGTTTCAGGGACTTGAAATCGAATTTTCTGAAAAGAAAATCCGCGAGTTTAGCGTTGCTGTTGTTGCAAAGAAAGAAGAAATTGCACAGAGCATTGAAAAACTTGATGGTCGTAAAGCTGACTTAGCTCAAAAACAAGGTGAGTTGGAAGAAATTATTTCTGAAACAAAACAGGAAGAAGAAAAGCTAAGAGAGCGTGCAAAAAAATTAGAGGCATCAATTGAACCTCGTTTGCTTGCAGCTTTTAAACGTATCCGTAAAGGTGCCCGAAACGGTTTAGCTGTTGTTTATATCCAACGTGATGCATGTGGTGGTTGCTTTAATAAGATTCCACCTCAAAAGCAAATGGATATTAAACTTCGCAAAAAAATTATTGTATGCGAATATTGTGGTCGTGTTATGATTGACCCTGAATTGGCTGGAGTAGAAGTTTAA